A stretch of Stigmatopora argus isolate UIUO_Sarg chromosome 22, RoL_Sarg_1.0, whole genome shotgun sequence DNA encodes these proteins:
- the tcerg1b gene encoding transcription elongation regulator 1 isoform X2 — protein sequence MADQADSEAIGFNDNRMAQQAVRFRGPVPVPTAASPAPAPVPTTVPSPTQTPVLRGPPPLLRPPPPPFGMMRGPPPPRPPFPRPPFDPSMPPIPPPGGMPPPMGPPHMQRPPFLPPPMSNLPPPPGMLFPPGMPPVQPSAAPAPAPAPTPSINPTEEIWVENKTPEGKTYYYNARTRESAWTKPEGVKIIQQAELNPLLVSGAGTVTGASMGATTAANSSSINTTPSTAASPVTTPAIAPSITLSHTLTSSPDSTITTLAPTVTNTATVVAELAPAASSSVSPVTVVTVSTMPSPITAVQTVPLLTATLPHSVAQPTAAIPAFPPVMVPPFRVPLPGMHIPLPGVAMMQIVGAPCVKAGPGANGILPGMGPPLVSMMHPQLTLSAAPATTMATLQLPEWSEYKTVDGKTYYYNNRTLESTWEKPQAVLDREKEVEKAKERLAMEEAEAMEMEEEESKMITINNDKHVRQERKEEEMTEEERAAQKARPVATNPIPGTPWCVVWTGDERVFFYNPTTRLSMWDRPEELLGRTDVDKHIQEPPHKRGLDDAKRTVFSREESELGLASDDTHNEEPSKAKKRKKDDANEPDSEKEAVMEAELRAARERAVVPLESRMTQFKDMLLERGVSAFSTWEKELHKIVFDPRYLLLNPKERKQVFDQYVKTRAEEERKEKKNKLMQAKDDFRKMMDETKLTARTTFSEFAVKNGRDPRFKSIDKMKDREAIFVEHMTFMKKRDKEDSKSRGDKVRQDFFEMLSDQHVEGGQRWSKVKERMETDPRYKAVETSALREDYFKQYLDKLAKNLDLEKERELERQARIEASLREREREVQKARSEQTKEIDREREQHKREEAIQHFKALMSDMVRSSDATWSDTRRNLRKDHRWESSSLLEREEKEKLFNDHVEALAKKKKEHFRQLLDETTMITLTTTWKEVKKIIKEDPRCIKFSSSDRKRQREFEDYIKDKYITAKADFRTLLKETKFITYKSRKLIQESEQHLKDVEKILQNDKRYLVLDCVPDERRKLIMFYIEDLDRRGPPPPPTASEPTRRSTK from the exons AATGGCCCAGCAGGCCGTGCGGTTTCGTGGACCCGTCCCGGTGCCCACCGCCGCCAGCCCTGCTCCCGCCCCTGTCCCCACCACAGTGCCATCTCCCACCCAGACGCCTGTGCTGCGTGGCCCTCCGCCCCTCCTCaggccgccaccgccaccctTCGGAATGATGAGGGGACCACCGCCGCCTCGTCCCCCATTCCCGCGGCCGCCCTTTGACCCCAGCATGCCCCCCATCCCGCCACCGGGAGGCATGCCGCCCCCTATGGGCCCGCCCCACATGCAG AGACCCCCATTCCTTCCCCCTCCAATGAGCAATCTACCACCTCCTCCAGGGATGCTCTTTCCTCCTGGTATGCCTCCAGTTCAACCTTCAGCAGCCCCTGCCCCCGCTCCTGCCCCTACCCCCTCCATCAATCCCACTGAGGAGATCTGGGTAGAAAACAAAACGCCGGAAGGCAAGACGTACTACTACAACGCTCGGACTAGAGAGTCGGCGTGGACAAAACCGGAGGGTGTGAAAATCATTCAGCAGGCAGAGCTCAACCCTTTACTAGTGTCTGGGGCCGGTACGGTGACGGGCGCCAGCATGGGCGCCACCACGGCCGCCAACTCCAGCAGCATCAACACGACGCCAAGCACGGCTGCCTCGCCTGTCACCACCCCCGCCATCGCCCCCTCCATCACCCTGTCCCACACGCTCACCTCCAGTCCAGACTCCACCATCACAACCTTGGCGCCCACTGTGACTAATACAG CCACAGTCGTCGCAGAGCTCGCTCCCGCCGCCAGTTCTTCGGTGTCGCCGGTGACCGTGGTGACAGTGTCCACGATGCCGTCCCCCATCACGGCGGTGCAGACCGTCCCTCTCCTGACCGCCACCCTGCCTCATAGCGTGGCCCAGCCCACTGCTGCGATCCCCGCCTTCCCGCCCGTCATGGTGCCGCCCTTCCGGGTGCCCTTACCGGGCATGCACATCCCCCTACCAG GTGTAGCAATGATGCAGATAGTTGGCGCTCCCTGCGTAAAGGCGGGCCCCGGTGCCAACG GAATTTTGCCTGGCATGGGCCCGCCTTTGGTGTCCATGATGCACCCTCAGTTGACGTTGTCGGCGGCGCCCGCCACCACCATGGCCACGCTGCAGCTGCCCGAGTGGTCCGAATACAAAACGGTGGACGGCAAGACCTACTACTACAATAACCGCACCCTGGAGTCCACCTGGGAGAAGCCGCAGGCCGTGCTGGACCGAG AAAAAGAAGTGGAAAAGGCCAAGGAGCGACTGGCGATGGAAGAGGCGGAAGCcatggagatggaggaggaggagagcaaAATGATCACTATAAATAATGACAAACATGTAAGACAG GAGcgcaaagaagaagaaatgacCGAGGAAGAGAGAGCGGCCCAGAAAGCTCGTCCGGTGGCCACCAACCCAATCCCGGGGACGCCGTG GTGCGTGGTGTGGACGGGCGACGAGCGCGTCTTCTTTTACAACCCCACCACTCGACTGTCCATGTGGGACCGACCCGAAGAGCTGCTGGGTCGCACCGACGTGGACAAACACATCCAGGAGCCCCCGCACAAGCGAGGCCTCGATGACGCCAAAAGGACAG TTTTTAGCAGGGAGGAGTCGGAGTTGGGCCTTGCTTCAGACGACACTCACAATGAGGAGCCCTCCAAAGCCAAGAAGAGAAA GAAGGACGACGCGAATGAGCCGGACTCTGAGAAGGAAGCAGTGATGGAGGCGGAGCTTCGAGCAGCCCGAGAGCGAGCCGTGGTGCCCCTCGAGTCCAGGATGACACAATTCAAAGACATGCTGCTAGAAAGAGGG GTGTCGGCTTTCTCCACGTGGGAGAAAGAGCTTCACAAGATTGTCTTTGACCCACGTTACCTTCTGCTGAACCCCAAAGAGCGGAAGCAG GTGTTCGACCAATACGTGAAGACGAGAGCAGAGGAGGAGCGGAAGGAGAAGAAGAACAAGTTGATGCAGGCCAAAGACGACTTCAGGAAGATGATGGATGAGACCAAGCTGACGGCCAG GACGACCTTCAGTGAGTTTGCCGTCAAAAACGGCAGAGACCCTCGATTCAAAAGCATCGACAAGATGAAGGACAGGGAAGCCATCTTCGTCGAACACATGACGTTCATGAAAAAGCGGGACAAGGAGGACTCCAAGTCCAGAGGGGATAAG GTGAGGCAGGACTTTTTTGAGATGTTGAGTGACCAGCACGTAGAAGGAGGACAACGCTGGAGCAAAGTCAAGGAGAGAATGGAGACGGACCCCCGTTACAAGGCCGTGGAGACCTCCGCCCTCAGGGAGGATTACTTCAAGCAGTACCTGGACAAGCTCGCCAAG AACCTCGACTTGGAGAAGGAGCGCGAGTTGGAGCGCCAGGCTCGCATCGAGGCCAGCCTGCGGGAACGCGAGCGCGAAGTCCAGAAGGCCCGATCGGAACAGACCAAAGAGATCGACCGTGAGAGAGAGCAGCACAAGCGCGAAGAAGCCATCCAGCATTTCAAGGCGCTCATGTCCGACATG GTGCGCTCATCGGACGCAACGTGGTCAGACACGCGGCGTAACCTTCGCAAAGACCATCGCTGGGAGTCGTCGTCACTACTGGAACGCGAGGAGAAGGAGAAACTTTTCAATGATCACGTGGAGGCGCTGGCCAAGAAGAAAAAGGAGCACTTCAGGCAGCTCCTGGACGAGACCACCATG ATTACGCTAACCACCACGTGGAAAGAAGTCAAGAAGATCATCAAGGAGGACCCCCGATGTATCAAGTTCTCATCCAGTGACAGA AAGCGACAACGTGAATTTGAGGACTACATCAAAGATAAATACATCACAGCCAAAGCTGACTTCAGAACTCTACTGAAGGAGACCAAGTTCATCACGTACAA GTCTCGCAAGCTCATCCAGGAGTCGGAACAGCACCTGAAGGACGTGGAGAAGATCCTACAGAACGATAAGCGCTACCTGGTGCTGGATTGCGTCCCCGATGAACGCCGCAAACTCATCATGTTCTACATTGAGGACCTGGACCGGCGTGGGCCACCCCCGCCGCCTACCGCCTCGGAACCTACGCGCCGCTCTACCAAGTGA